Proteins from a genomic interval of Actinoalloteichus hymeniacidonis:
- a CDS encoding DUF5318 domain-containing protein, translated as MRTQRQVVDYALQRRTLLAGVHSGRVGVMEVCDASPYLLRAAKFHGQPSEVTCPVCRKEPLTQVSWVYGDELKHAAGSARTNDELTRMATLFEEFTVYVVEVCRTCSWNHLVQSYVLGTRGMDDGRPQRRSAAE; from the coding sequence GTGCGGACCCAACGACAGGTGGTCGACTACGCGTTGCAGCGCCGAACGCTGCTCGCCGGTGTCCACTCTGGTCGGGTCGGGGTGATGGAGGTCTGCGACGCGAGCCCGTACCTGCTACGGGCAGCGAAATTCCATGGTCAGCCAAGCGAGGTGACCTGTCCGGTGTGCCGCAAGGAACCGCTGACCCAGGTGTCCTGGGTCTACGGGGACGAGCTGAAGCACGCGGCCGGGTCCGCCAGGACGAACGACGAACTCACCAGGATGGCAACCCTCTTCGAGGAGTTCACCGTCTACGTGGTGGAGGTTTGCCGCACCTGTAGTTGGAACCACCTGGTGCAGTCATACGTCCTGGGAACGCGTGGCATGGATGACGGGCGCCCGCAGCGGCGAAGCGCTGCGGAGTGA
- a CDS encoding PadR family transcriptional regulator → MLELAVLGLLHDAPMHGYELRKRLHTLLGAFRAFSYGSLYPTLRRLQVAGLITDEAAEDAVPRTWNRRAKTVYKLTAEGKERFAELVVDVGPQTWDDGSFGIHLAFFSRTPAEARMRILEGRRRHVEERREGFRSTLGRATEQIDRYTLELHRMGLESSEREVRWLNELIAHEQAEGDDPPSGSPSG, encoded by the coding sequence GTGCTCGAGCTTGCGGTGCTCGGCCTGCTGCACGACGCGCCGATGCATGGTTATGAACTGCGTAAACGCCTGCACACGCTGCTGGGAGCGTTCCGAGCGTTCTCCTACGGCTCGCTCTACCCGACGCTGCGCAGGCTTCAGGTCGCTGGGCTGATCACCGATGAGGCGGCCGAGGACGCGGTGCCGCGCACCTGGAACCGGCGGGCCAAGACGGTCTACAAACTCACAGCGGAGGGCAAGGAACGCTTCGCCGAATTAGTCGTCGATGTGGGCCCACAGACGTGGGACGACGGATCATTCGGCATCCATCTGGCGTTCTTCTCCCGCACACCGGCGGAGGCGCGGATGCGCATCCTCGAGGGACGCAGGCGTCACGTCGAGGAACGGCGAGAGGGATTCCGCTCCACCCTCGGTCGGGCAACCGAACAGATCGACCGCTACACGCTCGAACTGCACCGGATGGGCCTGGAGAGTTCCGAGCGTGAGGTTCGTTGGCTGAACGAGTTGATCGCGCATGAGCAAGCCGAAGGTGACGACCCACCGTCGGGGAGTCCGAGTGGTTGA
- a CDS encoding inositol-3-phosphate synthase — protein sequence MGVDRRVRVAIVGVGNCAASLVQGVQYYRDTAPDAQVPGLMHVEFGEYHIRDIEFVAAFDVDAKKVGRDLSEAIVASENNTIKICDVPPLGVSVQRGTTLDGLGRYYREMIEESDEAPVDVVAALREAEADVLVCYLPVGSEDAARHYAAAALEAGVAFVNALPVFIASDPEWAERFRAAGVPIIGDDIKSQVGATITHRVMARLFEDRGVLLDRTMQLNVGGNMDFKNMLERDRLESKKVSKTQAVTSQVDRDLGKRNVHIGPSDYVQWLDDRKWAYVRLEGRAFGDVPLSLEYKLEVWDSPNSAGIIIDAVRAAKIAKDRGIGGPILSAASYFMKSPPEQYSDSVAKERVEQFIRGDAER from the coding sequence ATGGGCGTAGATCGTCGCGTGCGGGTGGCAATCGTCGGCGTGGGCAACTGTGCGGCTTCGCTGGTGCAGGGCGTCCAGTACTACCGGGACACCGCCCCGGACGCCCAGGTCCCGGGCCTGATGCACGTTGAGTTCGGCGAGTACCACATCCGCGACATCGAGTTCGTGGCCGCGTTCGACGTGGACGCCAAGAAGGTCGGTCGCGACCTCTCGGAGGCGATCGTCGCCAGCGAGAACAACACCATCAAGATCTGCGACGTCCCGCCGCTGGGCGTCTCGGTGCAGCGTGGCACGACGCTTGACGGGCTCGGGCGCTACTACCGCGAGATGATCGAGGAGTCCGACGAGGCCCCGGTCGACGTGGTCGCCGCTCTGCGTGAGGCCGAGGCCGACGTGCTGGTGTGCTACCTGCCGGTCGGCTCCGAGGACGCCGCTCGGCATTACGCCGCCGCCGCGCTGGAGGCCGGGGTGGCCTTCGTCAACGCGCTGCCGGTCTTCATCGCCTCCGACCCGGAGTGGGCCGAGCGGTTCCGCGCGGCGGGTGTGCCGATCATCGGCGACGACATCAAGTCGCAGGTGGGCGCGACGATCACGCACCGCGTGATGGCGCGGCTGTTCGAGGACCGGGGCGTGCTGCTCGACCGGACCATGCAGCTCAACGTCGGCGGCAACATGGACTTCAAGAACATGTTGGAGCGCGACCGCCTGGAGTCGAAGAAGGTCTCCAAGACGCAGGCCGTGACCTCGCAGGTCGATCGCGATCTCGGCAAGCGCAACGTCCACATCGGACCGTCGGACTACGTGCAGTGGCTCGACGACCGCAAGTGGGCCTACGTCCGGCTGGAGGGCCGGGCCTTCGGTGATGTCCCGCTGAGCTTGGAATACAAGCTGGAGGTCTGGGACTCCCCGAACTCCGCAGGCATCATCATCGACGCCGTGCGGGCGGCGAAGATCGCCAAGGACCGCGGCATCGGCGGACCGATCCTCTCCGCTGCCTCGTACTTCATGAAGTCGCCGCCCGAGCAGTACTCGGACTCGGTGGCCAAGGAGCGGGTCGAGCAGTTCATCCGGGGGGACGCCGAGCGTTGA
- a CDS encoding YkvA family protein yields MIVFGAVLLLAGLYSFFIGTNEVLGIQPRPLGGSLLVIGGVLLIIGVTRRIRARRDSPETEPIGGPVRRIRAVPRLVRAAGRGYPGMRRRHLGLWALAGVYLISPIDLIPELLPIIGFTDDAALLFWLVGDISNNSGRFLNWERRASAEQRAVTDRTPSGTDGSTGRDEDPSN; encoded by the coding sequence GTGATCGTTTTCGGGGCCGTTCTGCTGTTGGCCGGGCTGTACTCCTTCTTCATCGGCACCAACGAGGTGTTGGGGATTCAACCCCGCCCGCTCGGCGGTTCATTGCTGGTCATCGGTGGTGTGCTGCTCATCATCGGGGTGACCCGGCGGATCAGGGCCCGCCGTGATTCGCCGGAGACCGAGCCCATCGGCGGGCCGGTGCGCCGAATTCGCGCCGTGCCCCGGTTGGTGCGCGCGGCCGGACGCGGATATCCGGGAATGCGTCGGCGGCACCTGGGGCTGTGGGCCCTGGCGGGTGTCTATCTGATCTCGCCGATCGATCTGATCCCGGAGCTGTTGCCCATCATCGGTTTCACCGACGATGCCGCGCTGTTGTTCTGGCTGGTCGGGGACATCTCGAACAACTCGGGTCGCTTCCTGAACTGGGAACGCCGCGCGAGCGCTGAGCAGCGGGCCGTCACGGATCGGACGCCATCGGGCACCGACGGATCGACCGGACGTGACGAGGACCCCTCGAACTAA
- a CDS encoding PhoX family protein: protein MLTPPEDSRTIPLTVLSAGGHGKRSSVTCRYRCGDACGHDVPNTSSNPYFGDVVAQVMSRRGALRAAAVVGITGGALAALGSTAAADEVATQGGRPGHGPGHGNGPGKPDRPIPGTDYESVQPNTQDAIVVPEGYEHNVVIRWGDPVLEGAPEFDFENQTAAAQERQFGYNCDFAGLIPLDGAGRRNLLVVNHEYSTEPFMFRGYDEANPTEEQVKIAWAAHGLSVVLAERDTRKGGLSTRRSRFNRRITATTEFEVRGPAAGSDLLKTSADPTGTRVLGTLNNCAGSVTPWGTVLSGEENFNQYFGNADQITDPDQSAKLARYGMSGGASERLWERFDPRFDIAQELNETHRFGWVVEIDPHDPDSTPIKHTALGRFKHEGAAVRVAEDGRVVAYSGDDERFDYIYKFVSKNRMKKGESKHARRHNMTLLDEGTLYVARFTGDSPVEEIDGSGTLPADGEFGGTGEWIPLAEGDKSFVPGMTAEEVYIYTRLAGDVVGATKMDRPEDIEPNPVTGSVYAALTNNTNRGTEGAAAADEANPRNTNKHGHVLEWTERHNDATATRFTWKLLLVCGDPESPDTYFAGFDKSQVSPITSPDNVAFDTHGNLWVSTDSTGALGINDGLYSVPVQGADRGHLKLFLTVPAGGETCGPVITEDLVTVCVQHPGEVDGASIEEPASNWPDRGDSQPRPSVVSVWRVGRNGRVGRIGE from the coding sequence GTGCTGACCCCACCCGAAGACAGCCGCACCATCCCGCTGACGGTTCTTTCCGCCGGAGGTCATGGCAAGCGCTCGTCCGTCACCTGTCGATACCGGTGCGGCGACGCCTGTGGCCATGACGTCCCGAACACCTCGTCCAACCCCTATTTCGGGGATGTCGTCGCACAGGTGATGAGCCGCCGGGGGGCGTTGCGAGCAGCGGCCGTCGTCGGTATCACGGGCGGCGCGCTGGCGGCGCTGGGCAGCACCGCCGCAGCCGACGAGGTCGCCACCCAGGGCGGGCGACCCGGCCACGGACCGGGCCACGGCAACGGTCCCGGTAAGCCGGACAGGCCGATCCCCGGCACCGACTACGAGTCGGTCCAGCCCAACACCCAGGACGCGATCGTCGTTCCGGAGGGATACGAGCACAACGTCGTCATCCGCTGGGGCGACCCGGTGCTCGAGGGCGCCCCGGAGTTCGACTTCGAGAACCAGACGGCCGCCGCGCAGGAGCGCCAGTTCGGCTACAACTGCGACTTCGCCGGTCTCATCCCCTTGGACGGCGCAGGCAGGCGGAACCTGCTCGTGGTCAACCACGAGTACAGCACCGAGCCGTTCATGTTCCGGGGCTACGACGAGGCCAACCCCACCGAGGAGCAGGTCAAGATCGCCTGGGCCGCGCACGGACTCAGCGTCGTCCTGGCCGAGCGCGACACCCGCAAGGGTGGGCTGAGCACCCGGCGCAGCCGCTTCAACCGGCGGATCACCGCGACCACCGAGTTCGAGGTACGCGGACCCGCCGCAGGTAGCGACCTGTTGAAGACCAGCGCCGACCCGACCGGCACCCGGGTGCTGGGCACCCTGAACAACTGCGCGGGCAGCGTCACCCCGTGGGGCACGGTGCTCTCCGGCGAGGAGAACTTCAACCAGTACTTCGGCAACGCCGATCAGATCACCGACCCGGACCAGTCGGCGAAGCTCGCCAGGTACGGCATGTCCGGCGGCGCCAGCGAGCGGTTGTGGGAGCGATTCGACCCGCGCTTCGACATCGCGCAGGAGCTGAACGAGACCCACCGCTTCGGCTGGGTCGTCGAGATCGACCCGCACGACCCCGACTCGACCCCGATCAAGCACACCGCGCTGGGCCGGTTCAAGCACGAGGGCGCCGCCGTCCGCGTTGCCGAGGACGGCCGGGTCGTCGCGTACTCCGGTGACGACGAGCGCTTCGACTACATCTACAAGTTCGTGTCGAAGAATCGGATGAAGAAGGGCGAGAGCAAGCACGCCCGCAGGCACAACATGACGCTGCTCGACGAGGGCACCCTCTACGTCGCCCGCTTCACCGGCGACAGCCCGGTCGAGGAGATCGACGGTTCCGGCACCCTGCCCGCCGACGGCGAGTTCGGCGGCACCGGCGAGTGGATCCCGCTGGCCGAGGGCGACAAGTCCTTCGTGCCGGGGATGACCGCGGAAGAGGTCTACATCTACACCCGGCTGGCCGGTGACGTGGTCGGCGCCACCAAGATGGACCGCCCCGAGGACATCGAGCCCAACCCGGTAACGGGCAGCGTCTACGCGGCCCTGACCAACAACACCAACCGGGGCACCGAGGGCGCGGCGGCCGCCGACGAGGCCAACCCGAGGAACACCAACAAGCACGGCCACGTCCTGGAGTGGACCGAGCGGCACAACGACGCGACGGCGACCAGGTTCACCTGGAAGCTGCTGCTGGTCTGTGGTGACCCCGAGTCGCCGGACACCTACTTCGCCGGTTTCGACAAGAGCCAGGTCAGCCCGATCACCAGCCCGGACAACGTCGCCTTCGACACCCACGGGAACCTGTGGGTCTCCACCGACTCCACCGGGGCCCTGGGCATCAACGACGGTCTCTACTCGGTGCCGGTGCAGGGTGCCGATCGCGGGCACCTGAAGCTGTTCCTCACGGTCCCGGCAGGCGGCGAGACCTGTGGCCCAGTGATCACCGAGGACCTGGTCACGGTGTGTGTGCAGCACCCCGGCGAGGTCGACGGCGCCAGCATCGAGGAGCCTGCGTCCAACTGGCCGGACCGGGGCGACTCGCAGCCCAGGCCGTCGGTGGTCAGCGTGTGGCGCGTCGGCCGCAACGGCCGAGTGGGTCGCATCGGCGAGTGA
- a CDS encoding SDR family oxidoreductase produces the protein MSSRPLALVTGGSRGVGAAVARALASTHDLLLGGRDRQALAELAEELPGARPWAVELTDEHALATAAADIERLDVLVHSAGVVELGPIAETPAASWRRVMEVNLVAVAESTRLLLPALRAAQGKVVLINSGAGLRANPQWGAYAASKFALRAFGDALRAEEAENGVRVISVHPGRVATDMQRAVRATEGGDFQPEKYLRPETVAEAVAAAVRLPDDGQITELVLRPNP, from the coding sequence ATGAGTTCACGTCCCCTTGCCCTGGTCACCGGTGGTTCTCGCGGTGTGGGAGCCGCCGTGGCCAGGGCATTGGCATCGACGCACGATCTGTTGCTCGGCGGTCGGGACCGCCAGGCGCTCGCCGAGTTGGCCGAAGAGCTGCCGGGTGCTCGGCCGTGGGCGGTCGAGCTGACCGACGAGCATGCGTTGGCGACGGCGGCCGCCGATATCGAGCGGCTGGACGTCCTCGTGCACAGCGCGGGGGTGGTCGAGTTGGGGCCGATCGCCGAGACACCTGCGGCGTCCTGGCGGCGGGTCATGGAGGTCAACCTGGTCGCGGTGGCCGAGTCGACGCGGTTGCTGCTGCCCGCGTTGCGTGCGGCGCAGGGCAAGGTGGTGTTGATCAACTCCGGCGCCGGACTGCGGGCGAATCCGCAATGGGGTGCCTATGCGGCGAGCAAGTTCGCCCTCCGTGCCTTCGGTGATGCGTTGCGGGCGGAGGAGGCCGAGAACGGCGTCCGGGTCATCTCGGTGCATCCGGGTCGGGTGGCCACCGATATGCAGCGGGCGGTCCGGGCCACCGAGGGCGGCGACTTCCAGCCGGAGAAGTACCTACGTCCGGAGACCGTGGCCGAGGCGGTGGCCGCTGCGGTCCGGCTGCCCGACGACGGCCAGATCACCGAGCTGGTGCTGCGGCCGAATCCCTGA
- a CDS encoding helix-turn-helix transcriptional regulator — METPSTRTLRLLSLLQAGGTWPAATLAQRLGVGERTVRRDAHRLRELGYDVHARPGPGAGYRLRPGVRIPPLLFTEDEVSAIVAGLAVLESWIPNDQAVAAALIKLDQVLPRKLRQRAAATALTTQVLQRPTAVIDWAVVGVLADAVATGSRVGFHYTDRHARESVRTVEPFRHVLQRERWYLVAFDIDRDDWRLFCLDRMQDLRTLPGTFRPHAFPAASLEQWLTSDFGNEQRS; from the coding sequence ATGGAGACACCCTCGACGCGGACCCTGCGTCTGCTGTCCCTGCTGCAAGCCGGTGGAACCTGGCCCGCCGCAACACTGGCACAGCGCCTCGGGGTCGGCGAGCGAACAGTGCGGCGGGATGCCCATCGCCTCCGAGAGCTGGGATACGACGTGCATGCCCGCCCCGGGCCGGGCGCCGGTTATCGGCTCCGCCCGGGGGTGAGGATCCCGCCGCTGCTGTTCACCGAGGACGAGGTCAGCGCGATCGTGGCAGGTCTGGCCGTGCTGGAGTCCTGGATTCCGAATGACCAGGCGGTGGCTGCCGCGCTGATCAAGCTCGATCAGGTGCTCCCACGAAAGCTGCGCCAACGTGCGGCGGCCACCGCGTTGACCACCCAGGTTCTACAACGTCCGACCGCCGTCATCGACTGGGCGGTGGTCGGCGTCCTGGCCGATGCCGTTGCCACCGGTTCTCGGGTCGGGTTTCACTACACCGACCGACACGCACGGGAGTCCGTTCGCACCGTCGAGCCATTCCGGCACGTACTGCAACGGGAACGCTGGTACCTGGTGGCATTCGACATCGACCGAGACGACTGGCGACTGTTCTGTCTCGACCGCATGCAAGATCTCCGGACGCTGCCCGGCACGTTCCGCCCGCACGCCTTCCCGGCGGCGTCGCTGGAGCAGTGGCTCACGTCCGATTTCGGCAACGAACAGCGGTCGTGA
- a CDS encoding NmrA family NAD(P)-binding protein produces MRVAVTTPNGNVGSHLTRMLVRAGVRPVLLMRDPTGPAQDLRGYVEVVRADSFVTQEVVTATRDVDAVYWVDPTSAAADPLADYARATAAISAAVRQNGIGRVVFQSSVGAEKRHGAGEIDGLGTTELALDELGIDVAHLRCGYFFSNLALQLDDIRSGTIQTVLPLDAPMGWVAPRDIAEVAATVLLSPAWSGRRVQAVHGPADLSWTEVGAILSSELGRRVAVERIGDEAMYEQYVQIGMSPGLAAAVLGMSTGLRDDFVPEQRRTVETTTPTTLASWVHAELATALSQLG; encoded by the coding sequence ATGCGGGTAGCCGTAACCACCCCCAATGGGAACGTGGGCAGCCATTTGACGCGCATGTTGGTGCGCGCAGGCGTCCGGCCGGTCCTACTGATGCGCGATCCCACTGGGCCTGCGCAGGACCTGCGGGGCTATGTCGAGGTCGTTCGCGCCGACTCGTTCGTGACGCAGGAGGTCGTCACCGCGACTCGGGATGTCGACGCCGTCTATTGGGTGGATCCCACCTCGGCCGCCGCAGACCCGCTGGCGGATTATGCGCGGGCGACTGCGGCGATCAGCGCGGCCGTCCGACAGAACGGCATCGGCCGGGTGGTGTTCCAGAGCAGCGTGGGCGCGGAGAAGCGGCACGGTGCAGGCGAGATCGACGGGTTGGGCACCACGGAACTGGCGTTGGACGAGCTGGGCATCGACGTGGCACATCTTCGGTGTGGCTACTTCTTCTCCAACCTTGCGCTGCAGTTGGACGACATCCGATCCGGGACCATCCAGACCGTGCTTCCGCTCGACGCGCCGATGGGTTGGGTGGCTCCCCGGGATATCGCCGAGGTAGCCGCCACCGTGCTGCTCAGTCCTGCCTGGTCCGGCCGTCGGGTACAGGCCGTCCACGGTCCCGCCGATCTGAGCTGGACCGAGGTGGGCGCGATCCTGAGCTCCGAGCTGGGCCGTCGGGTGGCGGTGGAGCGGATCGGTGACGAGGCGATGTACGAGCAGTACGTCCAGATCGGGATGTCTCCCGGCCTTGCTGCCGCAGTGCTGGGCATGTCGACCGGTCTGCGGGACGACTTCGTCCCCGAACAGCGACGCACGGTGGAGACGACCACTCCGACCACCCTGGCGTCCTGGGTTCATGCCGAGCTGGCGACGGCACTCTCCCAGCTCGGGTAA
- a CDS encoding SIMPL domain-containing protein, protein MTEVVTQGTGRASARADRAVLRVAYSSSAPTRAEAVAKLSSQVAAIEPLLKRDGVSVDSRRLAVHADWQKQKQVGCRAEQNYQLSVTDPEVLAELAGALIAAEPARLDGPTWSLSDDTEPRKAAQRAAVADARARAVGYADALGRELGGLLRISDAEVGGALPRSGYGGAEAAVAAPAGIRSGQDVKRLNLEPQDVTVTTRCVTNWKLAD, encoded by the coding sequence GTGACCGAAGTCGTGACACAGGGGACAGGACGAGCGTCGGCGCGTGCGGACCGTGCCGTACTGCGGGTGGCCTACAGCAGTTCCGCGCCGACCCGCGCCGAGGCGGTGGCCAAGCTGAGCAGCCAGGTAGCCGCTATCGAGCCGCTGCTGAAGCGGGACGGCGTGTCGGTGGACTCCCGACGCTTGGCCGTGCACGCCGACTGGCAGAAACAGAAACAGGTGGGTTGTCGCGCCGAACAGAACTATCAGCTGTCGGTGACCGACCCCGAGGTTCTCGCGGAGCTGGCCGGGGCGTTGATCGCCGCCGAGCCCGCCCGACTGGACGGCCCCACCTGGTCGTTGAGCGATGACACCGAACCCCGCAAAGCCGCACAGCGGGCCGCCGTCGCCGACGCGCGCGCCAGGGCCGTCGGATACGCCGACGCGCTCGGCAGGGAACTCGGCGGGCTACTGCGCATCAGCGATGCGGAGGTCGGCGGGGCGCTGCCGCGAAGCGGCTACGGGGGCGCGGAGGCCGCGGTCGCCGCACCCGCGGGCATCCGCAGCGGCCAGGACGTCAAGCGGCTCAACCTGGAACCGCAGGACGTCACGGTCACCACCCGATGCGTGACCAACTGGAAACTAGCCGACTGA
- a CDS encoding dihydrolipoamide acetyltransferase family protein, with protein sequence MPQLKHFPLPDTGEGLTEAEIITWHVAEGDTVKVNQIIVEIETAKAVVELPCPFAGQVSQLMAQVGETVEVGVPIIAIDVDPDGTAEPSAPVAVNGSKPADGEGRVANLVGYGPRTETAARRPRKRTDAGATQAAVPAAPPAAVPAAPTPAPVPAAAVVAPPATTESARVPLAKPPVRKLAKEAGLDLRTVIGSGPDGVITRDDVTKAISTASAPAAAPSDRPREQRVAIRGVRKATAQAMVQSAFTAPHVTEFLTVDVTPMMELRARLKARPDFQGVKITPLAFAAKAVCLAARRTPDVNATWDEQAGEIVYKSYVHLGIAAATPRGLVVPKVREAQDMSLRELAVALDELATTAREGRTTPAAMLDGTFTITNVGVFGVDTGTPIINPGESAILAFGAIRDMPWVVDGQVVPRKVCQLALSFDHRVVDGQQGSQFLADVGALLADPGLALTY encoded by the coding sequence ATGCCACAACTGAAGCACTTCCCACTGCCGGACACCGGCGAGGGCCTGACCGAGGCGGAGATCATCACCTGGCATGTCGCCGAGGGCGACACCGTCAAGGTCAACCAGATCATCGTCGAGATCGAGACGGCCAAGGCCGTGGTGGAGCTGCCCTGCCCGTTCGCCGGGCAGGTCTCCCAGCTGATGGCCCAGGTCGGCGAGACCGTCGAGGTCGGGGTACCGATCATCGCCATCGACGTCGATCCGGATGGCACTGCCGAGCCGTCGGCACCGGTGGCCGTGAACGGTTCGAAGCCCGCCGATGGCGAGGGTCGGGTCGCGAACCTGGTCGGCTACGGCCCTCGGACCGAGACCGCCGCCCGCAGGCCGAGGAAGCGGACCGACGCGGGTGCGACGCAGGCAGCGGTTCCGGCCGCCCCGCCCGCAGCAGTTCCGGCCGCGCCGACGCCCGCGCCGGTGCCCGCTGCGGCGGTGGTGGCGCCACCGGCCACCACCGAGTCCGCCCGTGTTCCGCTGGCCAAGCCGCCGGTTCGGAAGCTGGCCAAGGAAGCCGGTCTCGACCTGCGCACGGTGATCGGCAGCGGACCGGACGGGGTGATCACCCGGGACGACGTGACCAAGGCGATCTCCACCGCGTCCGCTCCGGCCGCCGCGCCGTCCGATCGCCCGCGCGAACAGCGGGTGGCGATTCGGGGCGTCCGCAAGGCGACCGCGCAGGCGATGGTGCAGAGCGCGTTCACCGCTCCGCATGTCACGGAGTTCCTCACCGTCGATGTGACACCGATGATGGAGCTACGGGCCAGGCTCAAGGCGCGCCCCGACTTCCAGGGCGTGAAGATCACTCCGTTGGCCTTCGCCGCGAAGGCGGTGTGTCTGGCGGCCCGTCGGACGCCGGACGTCAACGCCACCTGGGACGAGCAGGCGGGCGAGATCGTCTACAAGTCCTACGTGCACCTGGGGATCGCGGCGGCGACTCCCCGGGGTCTGGTGGTTCCGAAGGTCCGCGAGGCGCAGGACATGTCGTTGCGGGAACTGGCCGTGGCGTTGGACGAACTGGCCACGACGGCACGCGAGGGTCGGACGACTCCGGCGGCCATGCTCGATGGAACCTTCACCATCACCAATGTCGGTGTGTTCGGGGTCGACACCGGCACGCCGATCATCAACCCCGGCGAGTCGGCGATCCTGGCCTTCGGCGCGATCCGCGATATGCCGTGGGTGGTCGATGGGCAGGTCGTGCCGCGCAAGGTGTGTCAGCTCGCCTTGAGCTTCGATCACCGGGTCGTCGACGGTCAGCAGGGTTCGCAGTTCCTCGCCGATGTCGGCGCGTTGCTGGCGGATCCCGGGCTGGCGTTGACGTACTGA
- a CDS encoding alpha-ketoacid dehydrogenase subunit beta, with amino-acid sequence MAETTSRTATRSIDTTNRSGSLGSDEQPASTQKITIAKALNLGLRTAMERDPKVLLLGEDIGKLGGVFRITDGLQKDFGEQRVMDTPLAESGIIGTAVGLAIRGYRPVCEIQFDGFIFPGFDQIVSQLAKLQFRTQGRVKMPVVIRVPFGGGIGAVEHHSESPESYFAHTAGLKVVACGNPVDAYWMIQQAIASDDPVLFFEPKRRYQDKAELDTSVQPIPLHSSRVLQEGSDVTVVCYGPMVRTCTDAARVAAEEGHRVELIDLRSLSPLDLNPVFESVRRTGRLVVVSEAPGQSSITSEIAAQVQQHCFYSLQAPVLRVTGFDTPYPPTKLEEEFLPDLERVLDAVERSLRW; translated from the coding sequence ATGGCCGAGACGACTTCCCGGACGGCGACACGCAGCATCGACACGACCAACCGATCCGGTTCCCTCGGCTCGGACGAGCAGCCCGCCTCGACCCAGAAGATCACCATCGCCAAGGCACTCAACCTCGGGTTGCGCACCGCGATGGAACGCGACCCCAAGGTGCTGTTGCTGGGCGAGGACATCGGCAAGCTCGGCGGGGTCTTCCGCATCACCGACGGCCTGCAGAAGGACTTCGGTGAACAGCGGGTGATGGACACGCCGCTGGCGGAATCCGGGATCATCGGAACCGCGGTCGGGCTGGCGATCCGGGGCTACCGCCCGGTCTGCGAGATCCAGTTCGACGGGTTCATCTTCCCCGGGTTCGACCAGATCGTCAGCCAGCTGGCCAAGCTCCAGTTCCGTACCCAGGGCCGGGTGAAGATGCCCGTGGTGATCCGGGTGCCCTTCGGCGGCGGCATCGGCGCGGTCGAGCATCACTCGGAATCGCCGGAGTCGTACTTCGCTCACACGGCGGGTCTGAAGGTCGTGGCCTGCGGTAATCCGGTGGATGCCTATTGGATGATCCAGCAGGCGATCGCCTCGGATGACCCGGTCCTGTTCTTCGAACCCAAGCGTCGATACCAGGACAAGGCCGAGCTGGACACGAGCGTCCAGCCGATCCCGCTGCACTCGTCGCGAGTGTTGCAGGAGGGTTCGGACGTCACCGTCGTCTGTTACGGCCCGATGGTCCGCACCTGCACGGATGCCGCGCGGGTCGCGGCGGAGGAAGGGCACCGGGTCGAGCTGATCGACCTGCGTTCGCTGTCTCCGCTGGACCTGAACCCGGTCTTCGAGTCGGTGCGCCGGACCGGTCGGTTGGTCGTGGTCAGCGAGGCACCCGGCCAGTCCTCGATCACCTCGGAGATCGCGGCCCAGGTACAGCAGCACTGCTTCTACTCGCTCCAGGCGCCGGTGCTCCGGGTGACCGGCTTCGATACGCCCTACCCGCCCACCAAGCTCGAGGAGGAGTTCCTCCCCGATCTGGAACGGGTGTTGGACGCCGTCGAACGTTCGCTGCGCTGGTAG